One Setaria italica strain Yugu1 chromosome I, Setaria_italica_v2.0, whole genome shotgun sequence DNA window includes the following coding sequences:
- the LOC111258053 gene encoding uncharacterized protein LOC111258053: MKSKKQVESSSSSSSEEEDKDDVDDDKSSDDDQASSSSSSDVDEETIKLIQGVEKLIHKLNVKGVPIQIEDCIFTNQRRKQRNKECYGCGKKGHFVDDCPNNPTPKAKKKACKAKALTTIKTWDDSSSKEEAHHKRRDRKHSSSRSSHMCLMARETCTQEVAMENEKLKQEVARLTKDLIQVKCKMEQAQPHQYNTVKGVKKLDEGATVVCYVCHNEGHKLTGP, encoded by the exons ATGAAGAGCAAGAAGCAAGTTGAGTCAAGCTCAAGCTCctcaagtgaagaagaagataaggatgatgttgatgatgataaATCAAGTGATGATGACcaagcctcctcctcctcctcctctgatgtTGATGAAGAAACAATCAAGCTTATACAAGGAGTGGAGAAGTTGATCCATAAGTTGAATGTCAAGGGTGTGCCCATCCAAATTGAAGATTGCATCTTCACCAACCAAAGAAGAAAGCAAAGAAATAAAGAATGCTATGGTTGCGGCAAAAAGGGGCACTTTGTGGACGACTGTCCAAACAACCCCACACCCAAGGCAAAGAAGAAGGCATGCAAGGCCAAAGCCCTCACAACAATCAAGACATGGGATGATTCTTCAAGTAAGGAAGAAGCCCATCACAAGAGACGCGACCGCAAgcactcatcatcaagatctTCTCACATGTGCCTTATGGCACGAG AAACATGTACACAAGAAGTCGCAATGGAGAATGAGAAACTTAAGCAAGAAGTGGCTCGCCTCACCAAGGACTTGATTCAAGTAAAATGCAAGATGGAGCAAGCCCAACCTCATCAATATAACACCGTCAAGGGAGTGAAGAAGCTTGATGAGGGAGCAACCGTGGTTTGCTACGTATGCCACAATGAAGGACACAAGTTGACAGGTCCATAG
- the LOC101757342 gene encoding cell division cycle 20.2, cofactor of APC complex, with amino-acid sequence MDAGSLSISSEKSRAAAPRPPLQEAGSRPYMPSLSTGSRNPSAKCYGDRFIPDRSAMDMDMAHYLLTEPKKDKENAAGVVASPSKEAYRRLLAEKLLNNRTRILAFRNKPPEPENVSFADAASSNLQAKPAKQRRHIPQSAERTLDAPELVDDYYLNLLDWGSNNVLSIALGDTVYLWDASSGSTSELVTVDEDSGPITSVSWAPDGRHIAVGLNSSDVQLWDTSSNRLLRTLRGVHEGRVGSLAWNNSILTTGSMDGNIVNNDVRIRNHVVQTYEGHSQEVCGLKWSGSGQQLASGGNDNLLHIWDVSMASSMPSAGRNQWLHRLEDHMAAVKALAWCPFQSNLLATGGGGSDRCIKFWNTHTGACLNSVDTGSQVCALLWNKNERELLSSHGFTQNQLTLWKYPSMVKTAELTGHTSRVLFMAQSPDGCTVASAAADETLRFWNVFGAPEAPKPAAKASYTGMFNSFNHIR; translated from the exons ATGGACGCAGGTTCCCTCTCGATCTCCTCCGAGAagagccgcgccgccgcgccgcggccgccgctgcagGAGGCGGGCTCCCGCCCCTACATGCCGTCGCTGAGCACGGGATCGCGCAACCCGTCGGCCAAGTGCTAC GGAGACAGGTTCATCCCGGACAGGTCGGCGATGGACATGGACATGGCGCACTACCTGCTCACGGAGCCCAAGAAGGACAAGGAGAACGCGGCGGGTGTGGTGGCGTCTCCGTCCAAGGAGGCGTACCGGAGGCTGCTCGCGGAGAAGCTGCTCAATAACCGGACGCGGATCCTCGCCTTCAGGAACaagccgccggagccggagaacGTCTCCTTCGCCGACGCGGCTTCCTCCAACCTGCAGGCCAAGCCGGCCAAGCAGCGGCGCCACATTCCCCAG TCTGCAGAGAGGACTCTGGACGCACCGGAGCTCGTTGATGACTACTACCTCAACCTGCTCGACTGGGGGAGCAACAACGTGCTGTCCATTGCTTTGGGCGACACGGTGTACCTGTGGGACGCATCGAGCGGATCCACATCCGAGCTTGTGACCGTCGACGAGGACAGCGGTCCTATTACTAGCGTTAGCTGGGCTCCTGATGGTCGGCACATTGCTGTCGGGCTCAACTCGTCTGACGTTCAGCTCTGGGACACCAGCTCCAACAGACTG TTGAGAACTCTCAGAGGGGTGCACGAGGGAAGAGTCGGCTCGCTGGCGTGGAACAACAGCATCCTGACGACCGGCAGCATGGACGGAAACATCGTGAACAATGACGTGAGGATCAGGAACCACGTCGTGCAGACGTACGAGGGGCACAGCCAGGAGGTGTGTGGCCTCAAGTGGTCTGGATCAGGGCAGCAGCTGGCCAGCGGGGGCAACGACAACCTTCTGCACATTTGGGATGTGTCAATGGCATCCTCCATGCCATCTGCTGGCCGCAACCAGTGGCTGCACAGGCTCGAGGACCACATGGCCGCTGTAAAGGCGCTCGCCTGGTGCCCGTTCCAGAGCAACTTGCTGGCCACTggcggtggtgggagcgatCGGTGCATCAAGTTCTGGAACACGCACACTGGTGCATGCCTAAACTCTGTTGACACCGGATCACAGGTGTGCGCTCTTCTCTGGAACAAGAATGAGAGAGAGCTGCTGAGTTCACACGGATTCACACAGAACCAACTGACTTTGTGGAAGTATCCATCAATGGTGAAGACGGCTGAACTCACTGGCCATACCTCTCGTGTCCTTTTCATGGCTCAG AGTCCTGATGGTTGCACAGTAGCATCAGCTGCTGCGGATGAGACCCTCCGGTTCTGGAATGTTTTTGGAGCCCCTGAAGCACCCAAGCCTGCAGCCAAAGCTTCATACACTGGGATGTTCAACAGCTTCAACCATATCCGATAG